A genomic segment from Flavobacterium sp. 9R encodes:
- a CDS encoding helix-turn-helix domain-containing protein, translated as MKEYKNIQTFDQLIEVEHGKIGTESRNTYEEKSQMFIISEMLKEARREAKITQEELAAKTGTKKSYISRIENGKGNIQLSTLIRIFEIGLNKRIGFTFL; from the coding sequence ATGAAAGAGTATAAAAACATTCAAACTTTTGATCAACTTATTGAAGTTGAACACGGAAAAATTGGTACAGAAAGCAGAAATACTTACGAAGAAAAATCTCAGATGTTTATCATTAGTGAAATGCTCAAAGAAGCCAGAAGAGAAGCCAAAATCACACAAGAAGAGCTTGCTGCAAAAACAGGTACCAAGAAAAGCTACATTTCGAGAATTGAAAATGGAAAAGGAAACATTCAGCTCTCCACACTAATCAGAATTTTCGAAATTGGGTTGAATAAACGAATTGGGTTCACTTTTTTATAA
- a CDS encoding M1 family metallopeptidase: MKKIVLVSFLLSVFGWLSAQNTSYWQQHVDYKMEVSMDVKTYQYKGKQELVYTNNSPETLTRVFYHLYPNAFSPGSEMDARIQSIKDPDARMVHKATVNGVETKQSRIKDLKPNEIGFLHIANFKQDGVAASAKEVGTILEVTLAKPLLPGAKTIFTLDFEGQVPVQIRRSGRNNKEGVELSMTQWYPKMAEFDFEGWHADPYIAREFHGVWGNFDVKITIDKAYVLGGSGYLQNKNNIGYGYQDAGVTVPVNKKAKTLTWHFYAPDVHDFTWAADKDYLHDVIKGPNNVDLHFLYKNNPKIIANWKALQPKTAKLMEIYNETVGNYPYKQYSVIQGGDGGMEYAMCTLILGEGTFEGLLGVTGHEMAHSWFQHVLASNESKHGWMDEGFTSFLEDFGLNAISDKPVENPFINAYKGYLAMANSGEEQPQSTHADRFDKNRWYSITSYSKGEVFLTQLGYLIGKDNLLKTLKKYYQDFQFKHPTPNDIKRSAERISGANLDWYLTDWTQTTNTIDYAIKDAKDASGKTVVTLERIGRMPMPIDLYVEYTDGTTESFYIPLRMMSFEKENPTPAIKRTVAKDWAWAYPTYELMIGKPKSAIKKITIDPSGLLADVKPANNILELK, from the coding sequence ATGAAAAAAATAGTTTTAGTCTCCTTTTTATTATCCGTTTTTGGATGGCTTTCGGCTCAAAACACTAGCTATTGGCAACAGCACGTCGATTACAAAATGGAGGTGTCAATGGATGTCAAAACCTATCAATACAAAGGCAAACAAGAATTGGTGTACACCAATAATTCGCCTGAGACCTTGACTAGAGTTTTCTATCATTTGTATCCCAATGCTTTTTCACCTGGAAGCGAAATGGATGCGAGAATCCAAAGCATCAAAGATCCTGATGCGCGTATGGTGCACAAAGCCACGGTAAATGGAGTGGAAACCAAACAAAGCCGCATCAAAGATTTGAAACCCAACGAAATTGGTTTTTTGCATATTGCTAATTTTAAACAAGATGGAGTAGCGGCTTCGGCGAAAGAAGTTGGAACGATACTCGAAGTTACTTTGGCTAAGCCTTTATTACCAGGCGCAAAAACGATTTTCACTCTAGATTTTGAAGGACAAGTTCCCGTTCAAATTCGTCGTTCTGGGCGCAATAACAAAGAAGGTGTTGAATTATCGATGACGCAATGGTACCCAAAAATGGCCGAATTCGATTTTGAAGGTTGGCATGCCGATCCGTATATCGCTCGTGAATTTCACGGTGTTTGGGGTAATTTTGATGTGAAAATTACGATTGACAAGGCCTACGTTTTGGGCGGATCGGGTTACTTGCAAAACAAAAACAACATTGGTTATGGCTACCAAGATGCTGGTGTTACGGTGCCAGTCAACAAAAAAGCAAAAACGCTGACTTGGCATTTTTATGCTCCAGACGTGCACGATTTTACTTGGGCTGCCGACAAAGACTATTTGCACGATGTGATAAAAGGACCGAACAATGTCGATTTACACTTTTTGTACAAAAACAATCCAAAGATAATTGCCAATTGGAAAGCCTTGCAACCCAAAACCGCAAAGCTAATGGAAATCTATAATGAAACCGTTGGCAACTATCCTTACAAGCAATATTCTGTAATTCAGGGAGGCGACGGCGGAATGGAGTACGCAATGTGCACTTTGATTTTAGGCGAAGGAACTTTCGAAGGTTTATTAGGAGTTACGGGTCACGAAATGGCGCATTCTTGGTTCCAACACGTTTTGGCGTCTAACGAATCTAAACACGGATGGATGGACGAAGGATTCACCTCGTTTTTGGAAGATTTTGGTCTGAATGCCATTTCCGATAAGCCCGTTGAAAATCCTTTTATTAATGCTTACAAAGGTTACCTTGCTATGGCCAATTCTGGTGAAGAGCAGCCTCAAAGCACGCACGCCGATCGTTTCGACAAAAACCGTTGGTACAGCATTACCTCTTACAGCAAAGGCGAAGTTTTCTTAACGCAATTGGGTTATTTGATTGGGAAAGACAACCTATTGAAAACCCTAAAAAAGTACTACCAAGACTTTCAATTCAAACATCCAACGCCAAATGATATCAAAAGAAGCGCAGAACGCATTTCTGGCGCCAATTTGGACTGGTATTTGACCGACTGGACCCAAACCACCAACACGATTGATTACGCCATAAAAGACGCCAAAGACGCCTCCGGAAAAACCGTGGTGACGTTAGAACGTATCGGGCGTATGCCAATGCCTATCGATTTGTATGTAGAATACACCGATGGCACTACCGAAAGCTTCTACATTCCGTTGCGAATGATGAGTTTTGAAAAAGAAAATCCAACGCCAGCCATCAAAAGAACGGTGGCCAAAGATTGGGCTTGGGCGTATCCCACCTATGAATTAATGATTGGCAAACCCAAGTCAGCCATCAAAAAAATCACCATCGATCCTAGTGGTTTACTAGCCGATGTAAAACCCGCCAACAACATTTTGGAACTGAAATAA